The Brassica napus cultivar Da-Ae chromosome C1, Da-Ae, whole genome shotgun sequence DNA segment GggtccttttcttttcttcaagaaAGACACCCGAGATGCAGCGGTTCAACACCGAACGACAGTCTCGCGCTTTACTCGTCATGGCTGAAACACGACCGCCAACTCCAACATTGGCGGCTCGTTGCTAACCTGAACTCTGTTTCTTAAAAAATGAAACAGAGCTTGTGATGTCTCAGCAACCTATCGCATGAATGCGACGAGGAAAAGAACTTGCTTCTCTTTTACTCGGCACAATTGAGAGAACAACGGAGACGAGACGCCTTAAAATCCGTTCAGATTCAAGTCGTGATGGTCTTGCCGACTTAAAGCTCTCCCGACGAGCACGCCGCGACCAGAACAAGCTCCTCAAGAGCTTAAAGCTCTTCTCACGCGCCTCAGTTCGAAGTTCATCTCGTCTCATCCCGTCATCCGTCAGAGTCAGAATGGTATACGCCTTCAAACTCTCCACCGGCACCAAGCGAGTATAAACTCTGCTCCAACTCGTGCCGAACAATAGTTTAAGCTCGAGCTTATGAAGTTACTCGGCTCAAGCTCATGCCGTTACTCCAACGCAGCGCCTACACACCAAGCCCTTCACAAAGCTTTTGTGTCGTTTTCATGACGTCAATCTTGAGCTTATGTACGCTCCCAAGCAGATTGTCACCGACTAGAGCTCCTGCCGACTAAAACCTCTTGCCAAACAAAATCTTATGACGACTAAAAGCTAATCCCAACGGTAACGATATCTCCAAAGCTCATCGTTTCGTCGCCTAAAGCTCACCAGCTCGCCAAAGAAAAGTTCGTCGTCTCACTTTACCGGTAGTCGGCTTGGGAGCAATCACAACGACTCAATGCCGAGAAGCAGCCTAGCCAACGTCACCTCCGTCACGTGCTTTACTCGGAACAGTTGATGCTCGGCACCAGGCTTGACCTCTAGCTTCATCACTTGTCACTGCTCAAAAGAGTGTCGCCAATTCCCAGCTCTGTCACTGTCGTCACAACTCACAACTCTCGCTCCGTCGACACAGCAGTTTGATTTGAGATCGCGAATTCATGATATATCATGGCTCTCGCAACACAGCACACGTTTCAAAAGAGTTACAGAGACATCTCATCGTCAAGACTCTCCTCGAGATCAAGCCGATACCAGATCTGTCTCTCGCCGCCGCCACCGACTAAAAGCCTTTGCCGACCAAAAGTTCACACATCAACAACGAAGTTACGTTCTCAGCAGCAGTCAGGACGAGAAATCGTTCATCCCTCGGCGGTCATCATCTTTCTATCGGCCGCAGGAAATTCATCGGCTCGTCGCACAAAGTTCTCCTCAACCATGGATTACAAAGACGTCTCCTCGTCAAGCCTTTCCTCGAGATCAAGTCTGAATGAGCTCTGTCGCTCGCCGCCAACTTCAAGCTCCGTTACTCGTCGCCGCAATCGTCTCGAGACTCTCGACTACTCGCCGTTTGGTCTCGACGACAAAATCTGTGACACcccgatttacataataaaatgttacgataagtaaatagctctgataccaaaatgtgacacccgccactttcaaaataaaataaattgataaaagcgaaaataaaataataatacaacatataatataatagtcgATACGGTAACAAAAGGCCTAAAAGCCCAACATCGATAACATCCGAACTATACAATACGATATAAACCAAAAGTCTGAAATAGGAATAACGTAGGcgataaaagtccaaaggcctggaggcccgataacgataaaagcgataaaacgatagaagcccaaaagcccaatagcaccagtccgataatcactcctgctcgtcggtctcacctgaaagggggaaataaggaggggtgagcgacaggggaatcgcccagtgaggtatgggatgctaaaccgcaaaccactgactcagttcatagcactacaactatgtaggcatagctctagcatgagacaatcacggtgcctattacaccacacagaacaATCACATATGTCTAGTGGACTAGACATGATACAACCAATGCGATAATAGCATATCAcatttcctcataaggatatatatACTTTACAGGCGTCGCTAGCACAGTAGTCCACACTGCACCCCGCAAATCTCTAAGGCGTCGTaagtacaaacgtctctgtacccccgcaaatctccacaaacatggcagccagtgcaaacgtctctgcaccccgcaaaaCTCCTCAAACATAGGCAGCcagtgcaaacgtctctgcaccccgcaaatctccaaaacatggactcgtatatatatatacatatatataacaattcttaacatcaatcatttcaatcaaccgttgaatcctctattatcctatttccggtttaacaatcaataataataataaacaagcaagactctcaaacagactcgattcacagagacagatcatgtttcgaaactaaactttccataacggtagtactaaactagctcgggatttaacggagtagccctcaccttagcaatgaagagaagtggtatatatgaactccagctgctcaaatggactccaaatctgaaatcagatcgaaatttcgagtcagaacgcctttcgaacggtttaaaacgggtatttacggaaaagtcaacccgctggtcaaagatcaattatttaattatttaattaattgattaattaattaattaatccggtttTTCCTAACCGATtaccaattgattttaaccgaccggtttaacctaaccgaatcgaaatcgatttaaaccggtcaaaccaccggttaaccgagtcaaccgagttgactcaccgggtcgactcggccgagttggcgagtcgccggcgagtcaccggtgtcggtcatcggcggcgacggcgacggcggagctacggcggcggcttaccggtaagttggccggcggcgacggcggagctgcggcggAGAACGGTGGTCCGGCGGCAGCGCTGCGGCGGGggacggtggtccggcggcggcgcgtggAACTCACGCGCGCGCGGAGGTGAAACTTCCGGAGGCGCGTAcggcttcgtccgggctccgATCGTGACGcggttggtgtctacggcttcgtcttgacgagaggaacacgatgatggccTTGGATGCACGAGATTCACTTCGGTTAGAAAGTTATGACCGATTTACTAAAACGACCGAAACATAACTCAAACACATGGCGGTTTCCGGTTACCTCGAGCTGCGGTTGATGGTGATGACGAGCTTGACGACGTCCTGGCGTGCGGTGGCTCCGGCGAGGACTCCTGGtgagctttctctctctctctctctctctctctctctctctctctctctctctctctctctctctctctctctttctctctttttaaagaaaacaacCTGACCCTTGGGCAAGGTTTAGGgtcattacaattctcccccacttacaaggaattcgtccccgaattcaagTCATAAGCTGACATGCCCAATGTCGTCATAACAAAACCTCGAATACTAATCCTCGCTCGGCCTTTCAGGTCTCCTCATGAGTCTCATCTCTCTCCCAACGAACTCGGCCAAACACGGTCATCATACCATCATCTGCTCTCACTTGGCGATCCAATAGCTCTACTGGCTGACACGGCGCACGCAAATTCCTACCAAGGTCACTGGGCGGCTGCTGCAAAATGAGCTCTGGTTCTCTCACGACTTTCCTCAAAACTGAAACATGAAACACGTCATGGAAATCTGATAACTCTTCGGATAAATCCAATCGGTAAGCAACTGCTCCAATTCGCTCCAAAATGGGATATGGTCCCATATATCTCGGTTTAAGCTTCTTCAGCTTCCGAGTTTTAGATCCTCCCTGAAATGTCCTCATTTTCAGGTATACCAGGTCGCCAACCTGGAACTCCAAATCTTTACGCCGCTtatctgcataactcttctgACGGTCATGGGCTTCCCTAAGCCGTATCTTAAGCATCTCAACCTGCTCAACTGTCTCTTGAACCATTGCAGGTTCTATCTCACGTCGCTCCCCCACTTCGGTCCAACAAAGCGGTGTGCGACAAGGCCTACCATAAAGGGCCTCATATGGCGCCATCTTAATGCTCGAGTGATAACTATTATTGTAGGCAAACTCCGCTAGGGGTAGGTACTTTGCCCAACTCCCTTCCCAATCCAAAACACAAGCTCTAAGCATATCCTCCAAAGTCTGAATCGTCCTCTCTGACTGACCGTCTGTCTGCGGGTGATACGCCGTACTCATATGCACTTTCGTCCCAAGCGCCTTCTGGAAGGCTCTCCAAAAGTCAGACGTAAACTTTGTATCTCGATCTGATACAATGCTGACAGGAACTCCATGCAATCTCACAATCTCGTTGATGTAACTCTGTGCTAACTGATCAGCTCTGTCCGTCTTCTTAATAGCTAGAAAATGGGCTGACTTGGTAAGTCTATCCACGATTACCCAGATGGCATTCTTTCCTCCTAAGGTGGTTGGCAACCccgtcacaaaatccatagttACCATGTCCCATTTCCACTCTGGCAATGGCAGGTTCTGCAATAACCCGCTAGGCACCTGATGCTCGGCCTTGACCATCTGACACGTCTGACACTGCGATATAAATGAAGCAACATCCCTCTTTATGCCAGGCCAATGATAATAACGCTTGAGATCCTTGTACATCTTGGTGTTTCCTGGATGAATAGAGAAACGCGAGTGGTGTGCCTGCTGCAAGATTTCCTTTTTTAACAACTCATCATTAGGCACACAAACCCGGTTCCGATACATGAACATCCCACTCGAAGCTGTATGATATCCAATACTCTCAATCTCGATCTGCTTACACAAAGCCTTATCTGCATCCTGAGCCTTACGCACTTTCCATAACAAATCTGCTTGCTCCACAGCCTCGAGGCCAACTGCCTCTCCCTCTACAGTAACTGCACATAATCTTAGACTAGCAAGTGTCCCAGTAAGCTCCTGGACCTCTTTGGTTCCCGATATATCGCTTCTGCGCCTACTCAAGGCATCCGCCACATGATTGGCTTTTCCCGGGTGATATGTGATCTCCAAATTGTAGTCTGCTAACAACTCCATCCATCTACGCTGCCTCAAATTCAAGTCCGTTTGCGTAAATATGTACTTCAGACTCTGGTGGTCCGTGAAAATCTTCACCTTCTCTCCATACAAGTATGACCTCCAgatttttaatgcaaatacaaCTGCTGCCAACTCCAAATCATGAGTAGGATAATTGGCCTCGTGAGGCCTCAACTGTCGTGATGCATAGGCAATGACCTGACCTTCCTGCATCAGTACACATCCCAATCCGGTGCCTGACGCATCTGTGTAAACATCATATGGTATCCCTGGCCTCGGGAGTACCAAAACTGGCGCATGGGTCAGTTGTCGCTTCAACTCAGTGAAACTCCCCGAACATTCCTCTGTCCAATCAAACTCGGTGTCTTTTCCTGTTAGTCGTGTCATTGGCTTTGCAATGCTAGCAAAATTGTTGACATACTTTCTGTAGTATCCTGCCAAACCGAGAAAACTGCGGATCTCCGTCACATTCTTAGGTGTCGGCCACTCTGAAATGGCGCTAATCTTCTCCTGATCTACGGCAACTCCCGCTTCTGAAACCACGTGACCCAAAAATCCAATCTtcttctgccaaaagctacactTGCTCAGCTTGGCAAATAACTGATGTTCCCGAAGCTTACCCAACACAATCCGCAAATGTTCAGCATGCTCTCCTCTACTCCGAGAGTAAACCAAGATGTCATCTATGAAAACGATCACACACTTATCCAAGTGCTCACGAAATACATCATTCATAAGCTTCATGAACGCGGCTGGTGCGTTTGTCAAcccaaatggcatcaccacaAACTCGTAATGTCCATAACGGGTACGGAATGCCGTCTTCCGCACATCTCCCTCAGCTATTGCAATCTGGTGGTATCCTGATGCCAAGTCAATCTTAGAGAACCATGAAGCTCCCTGCAACTGGTCCAACAACTCGTCGATACGCGGGAGCGGATACTTATTCTTGATGGTCACTTTGTTCAGACCTCTATAGTCGATACAAAGTCTgaaactcccatctttctttttcACGAACAACACTGGTGCTCCCCACGGTGAAGTACTCGGCCTGATAAATCCCTTATCCGATAGCTCCTCCAATTGTTTCTTTAACTCTGCCATCTCAGTTGGTGCGAGACGGTATGGAGCTCGTGAAATTGGTGCTGCTCCTGGCTCTACTTCTATTGTAAGAACGTCCGCTCTAGCTGGTGGTGGCCCTTTTAAAGGCTCAAAAATATCCTCGTACTCGGCGACCACTGATATATCATGCAGCTTCTGCTGACCGTCCTCCTTAGCCATCGAAATTGTTGCCAAAAATCCCTCTGCTCCACTTTCCAATAATTCTTCTGCACGCAACATGGATACGATAGGAATTTCCCGGTGTGTCTGAATTCCCTCGAAAatgatctttccttcttctctaGGGATATTAACtcttgccttcggacaatccaAGATTACTCGATGTCGCGACAGCCAATCCATCCCAAGTATAACATCGTAGGAGCTCATCTCTATCTCCGTCAAATCTCCGAGCAACTCGACTCCTCCAAGTAGAACTGGTACATCGTGATAAATGCCAACTGCACCCAACTTCTCCGTGCCGACAGTCTGGATCTGCTTAGCCTTCGGTTCAAAGACTCCCCGAAAAGACCAAGACTGGACTAAGcgcggactcacaaaactatgagaGGCTCCCGTGTCGAATAAGGTGTGAGCTGACTTTCCTCCAACCGAAACCGATCCTACACAAGATTTTGCTAACTACACATGGCATCCACAAACCAAATTACTCAAACACAACAATTATGAAAAAGTCACATACCCGCTATCGGCTCAGCTCCCTGGGGATCTCCAATTGCAAAGACCCGTGGAGCGATGGCTGGACGCTTCGGTGGTGGTGGAAGCGCTGCATTGCCTCTCCTCGGACAATCTCTGTAGATGTGACCCGGCTGGTTGCAGCCGTAACAGTTCCTCGCTGCCACTGCTGGTGCTACTGCTGCTGCTGGTGTTGCAACCTGAGTTCGTGGTGGCTTCCTACAGTTCTTCGCAAGATGCCCAAACTGATCGCAATTATAGCACTGGAAACATTCCCCAAAATGGTGGCGACGACAACGCCCACAACGGGGTGCTCCAGTCTGCTCCCAAGGCCTCTTCTGCGACCCCGAAGCCCCTCCTGCCTTAGGCTGAACTGCTTTGGAGAACTTCTGCTCCTCACCCATACATTTCTCCTGCACAGCCGCCTTCTCTACCAGATCCTCCAAACTGGTGTAGGTAACCACACTGCACCTACCACGAAGCTCTACTCGCATCCCATCTAAGAACCTCCTGATCAGATCCTCCTCATCTATGTTGTTACCCACAAATCTGCGGAGCTGGTTAAACTCCCGCTCATACTCCCTGACAGACTTTGCACCCTGCCTCAAATGCTCGAAATCATTCTTCTTCTCATGCAAAGCTTCCCTCGGAAAATACTTCTTGTTGAACGCATAaagaaaatcatcatatgtcaGCTCACCACGGTGCATCAATCTCACTCCATCCCACCAGATTGATGCATCTCCGCGCAAATACAACTCAGCGATGTTTAGCTTGAGCCTTGGTGGGCACGAGATGGTCTTCAAACACTTATCCAAACTGTGCTTCCAATCGTGAGCAACTGTAGGTTCCGTCGTTCCAGTGAAATGCTCCAAACTCACATACTTCATCTGTCCCAACACCCTGATAAATGTCTCATCAACCTCGGGCACCTGAACTGGGAATGCAGGTGGCGGTGGTGGAACCTGAAAAACTCCTGGAACCGGCTGAACAGGAACCTGAGGGTACTGTTGGACTGGAGCCGGCTGATGTGGAACCTGATGATAATGCTGAACCTGAACTGGTGGAGCCTGCTGCATGCGAATCTGCGGACCCTGCTGCACTGCAGCCATCTGTCTGGCAATCTCCTGAGCAGCTACTCGGGCAGCCTCCTGGGCAGCTTGCTGGACTGCCTCCTGTGCAGCCTGCCTAGCGGCATCCTGAACCATCTGTCTCAAAGCATCCTGATCAATAGGCGGAGCCGCCTGCTGCTGAACTGCGGGCTGGACATGCTCATCTTCAACCTCTCTAGCAACTCTGGGAGTCTGAGTACGAACAACTCTCTTCCTGGGCGCCATCTGAAGGAAAAGCGAAAAAGTTAACTTATGCCGATCTCTGGATACCAACATTTAAGAAGTAGTGATACCGAACGGAAAGGTGcgatttattttcattttcaaaactCCCAAATccccaaaatattttgaaatcgtcTAACCAATCgtttaaaccgaataaaccaaggTTTCCaaaatcgccatcccgggtcggagccgggacggaacccgct contains these protein-coding regions:
- the LOC125580887 gene encoding uncharacterized protein LOC125580887, producing MSGQVVFFKKRERERERERERERERERERERERESSPGVLAGATARQDVVKLVITINRSSRPSSCSSRQDEAVDTNRVTIGARTKPYAPPEVSPPRAREFHAPPPDHRPPPQLRRRRRPTYRFGVHLSSWSSYIPLLFIAKVRPTSRSDYRTGAIGLLGFYRFIAFIVIGPPGLWTFIAYVIPISDFWFISYCIVRMLSMLGF